One segment of Carya illinoinensis cultivar Pawnee chromosome 13, C.illinoinensisPawnee_v1, whole genome shotgun sequence DNA contains the following:
- the LOC122290767 gene encoding exocyst complex component EXO70H1-like, whose translation MRSIFFKSSSPSRAIIPPPSPSRSFSESLMDENIDLAESLITEWDSNVSSYCKIIPLFHGDRTEAKQYLRSVRDLQSAMQFLVIRDSASDQLVRAQNLMQMAMKRLEKEFHQILLDNREHLDLESVSVSTSSTRSSAARSSVSDLEDDESDEEFRVASRSISEVEIISTVAMADLKAIADCMISSGYAKECMKIYTIVRKSIIDEALSHLGVERLNLSQVQKMDWEVVELKIMTWLNAVKIALKTLFYRERILCDSVFPASVPIGESCFAEISGESAMSLLGFPELVAKCKKSPEKMFRTLDLYEAISDHWPEIESIFSFESTSAVRTQAINSLIKLGEAVRAMLTDFEMAIQKDSSKKAFPGGGVLPLTRYVMNYISFLADYSGILADIVADWPLVLQSPLPESYFGSPESDDSPITVRIAWLILVLLCKLDGKAELYNDVALSYLFLANNLHYVVVKVRTSNLKLLLGDGWVTSNESKAKQYASNYVRMGWSKVFASLPEIPTAEIPPEQARDRFKKFNAAFEETYRKQKAWIVPDPKLRDEIKVSLAQKLVSAYKDFFERNRVGSESFVRYTPDDLGNYLSDLLYGSGGGGSVSSSALSCDWPGRPGR comes from the coding sequence ATGAGGAGCATTTTCTTCAAGTCTTCGTCTCCGTCAAGAGCAATTATCCCACCTCCCTCCCCGAGCCGCTCTTTCTCTGAATCGTTAATGGACGAGAACATTGATCTCGCAGAGTCTCTCATTACTGAGTGGGATTCCAACGTTTCCTCCTACTGCAAAATCATCCCCCTTTTCCACGGCGACCGTACCGAGGCCAAACAGTACCTACGCTCAGTCAGAGACTTGCAGTCCGCCATGCAATTCTTGGTTATCCGGGATTCCGCCTCCGACCAGCTTGTTAGGGCTCAGAACTTGATGCAAATGGCTATGAAGAGGCTGGAGAAGGAGTTCCACCAGATTCTGTTGGACAATAGAGAGCACTTGGATCTCGAATCGGTTTCGGTTTCGACCAGCTCTACGAGATCCTCGGCGGCGAGGTCGAGTGTCTCCGACTTGGAGGACGATGAGTCGGACGAAGAATTTCGAGTCGCCAGCAGGTCCATATCTGAGGTGGAAATAATCTCGACGGTTGCAATGGCGGACTTGAAAGCCATTGCGGACTGCATGATATCCTCTGGCTACGCGAAAGAGTGCATGAAAATCTATACTATTGTTAGAAAATCAATTATCGACGAAGCACTGTCTCATCTTGGTGTTGAGAGGCTGAATCTTTCACAGGTGCAGAAGATGGATTGGGAGGTAGTGGAACTGAAGATCATGACCTGGTTGAACGCTGTGAAAATCGCCTTGAAAACTCTCTTCTACAGAGAGAGGATTCTCTGTGACAGCGTGTTTCCGGCTTCGGTTCCCATCGGAGAGTCGTGCTTCGCTGAAATCTCGGGAGAGAGCGCGATGAGCCTGCTTGGATTCCCCGAACTCGTTGCAAAGTGCAAGAAATCCCCCGAGAAAATGTTCCGCACTCTGGACTTGTACGAAGCTATTTCTGATCACTGGCCGGAGATTGAATCTATTTTCTCGTTCGAATCGACCTCCGCAGTCCGAACACAGGCCATCAATTCTCTGATCAAGCTCGGTGAGGCGGTGCGTGCAATGCTAACAGACTTCGAAATGGCCATCCAGAAGGACTCATCGAAGAAAGCCTTTCCAGGTGGTGGAGTCCTTCCACTTACACGCTATGTGATGAACTACATCAGCTTCCTTGCCGATTACAGCGGTATCCTCGCAGACATTGTCGCCGACTGGCCTTTAGTATTACAGTCGCCGTTACCGGAATCTTACTTCGGGAGCCCGGAGTCTGATGACAGTCCGATTACCGTCCGAATCGCGTGGTTGATCCTGGTCCTCCTCTGTAAACTTGACGGCAAAGCGGAGCTCTACAACGACGTGGCGCTTTCTTACTTGTTCTTAGCCAACAACCTCCATTACGTTGTCGTTAAAGTGCGAACGTCGAACCTAAAGCTCCTTCTTGGTGATGGCTGGGTGACGAGCAACGAGTCGAAGGCCAAACAGTACGCCTCGAACTACGTGCGAATGGGCTGGAGCAAGGTGTTCGCATCGCTACCGGAAATTCCGACGGCCGAGATTCCACCGGAGCAAGCGAGGGACAGGTTCAAGAAATTCAATGCGGCGTTCGAAGAGACGTATAGGAAACAAAAGGCATGGATCGTTCCAGACCCGAAACTCCGAGACGAGATAAAAGTCTCGCTAGCGCAGAAGCTCGTATCGGCATACAAGGACTTTTTTGAGAGGAATCGTGTGGGGTCAGAGTCGTTTGTTCGGTATACCCCTGATGATTTGGGGAATTACTTGTCGGATCTATTGTATGGAAGCGGTGGCGGAGGAAGTGTTTCGTCATCTGCGCTGTCATGTGATTGGCCTGGTAGGCCAGGCCGTTGA